Proteins encoded together in one Gemmatimonadota bacterium DH-78 window:
- a CDS encoding MupA/Atu3671 family FMN-dependent luciferase-like monooxygenase: protein MSDTTFRCYVIGSDTLLQECTDHLLSAGHTVRGVVTDTERIADWARERGLEVIAPEGDWVDRLRTEPFDHLFAITWLKILPDEVLALPRGRAVNFHDGPLPAWAGLNAPAWALMGGVDRYGIVWHEMTSGVDRGDILVRETIEVADDETSLSLNTKCFAAARDSFPRLVAGLASGSLRGEAQDPARRSYFGRHDRPDHAGFLDWRRPASELHARVRALDFGPYPNPLGRPRLLDASGRSLLVTAARAEPGDAPVAAGTVVRADAAGVAIGTAEGLLVVTGLQDAWGRPVDSPASALPAGTRLPALADAAALDEAVRTAARTEAFWTRRLGALDPAVVPDLAESGAPADTPPSEPLVLPLPSAPPAALLAALAVVSARLGRREAGDLGWWEPGADPTVFSPWRPLRVDLDAGAPFAALTGAAEAAIAEVRERGPFPTDLASRRPGAPAPAMRPEGPPLAVGVDLAARSGDDLPPVRLSLSAAGGPARLVVDPARLPERTARALAGAITALLADAAARPDAAWSALSLVDDAARRHLLGDLAGPDTPVGESFVHERFEARAAAEPDRPALRVGGRRISYGELDRRANAVAHRLRELGVGPDAIVGVYVERSIELMVATLGVLKAGGAYLPLDPDFPADRVAFMLADAQAPVVLIHGARPGELDEDTTTVVDLDDLGTADAAPPRGELRTDHLAYVIYTSGSTGRPKGVLVEHRNVANFFAGMDGVVEHDPPGLWMAVTSLSFDISVLELFWTLARGFEVVILVDRTASDRAEATASARLEQRGMQFGLFMWGNDDGPGRDKYRLMLDAGRYFDQNGFDSVWTPERHFHAFGGPFPNPSVTSAALAAVTEKLAIRSGSCVSPLHHPIRIAEEWAVVDNLSNGRVGLSFAAGWQPNDFVLRPESFPNQKQVMMDQIDLVRRLWRGEAVEFTNPAGKPVSITTLPRPVQAELPFWVTTAGNPDSYRRAGAMGANVLTHLLGQSIDEVAEKIAIYREARAEAGFDPEGGTVTLMLHTFVGDDDDQVREWVREPMKDYLRASMKLVLGFAWSFPAFKRPGGADSTPDDIDLSSLTEEENEAILDFAFDRYYETSGLFGTPSSCVDMVARCAGAGVDEIACLLDFGVDTDLVMDSLPLLKEVRDRSNAAFEGSASAADAASHPEPGADRSVAEWLREGVTHLQCTPSMARMFLDQDDVQEALGGLDQMMVGGEAFPEQLAEQLRRVVPGRVTNMYGPTETTIWSTTHDVDRDGPVPIGRPIANTTIRLLDPQGGLVPPGVPGELCIGGLGVVRGYHARPELTAERFIADPYGAPGERIYRTGDLARWDEHGVLEFLGRIDQQVKVRGYRIEPGEIEALLEARDEVTRATVVLREDTPGDQRLVGYLVVDGPVDADELRRFLGESLPSYMVPAHLVTLDRLPLTPNGKIDRKALPAPRDVAVRTQPVVAPSTPLESTLVQAWIEVLGVPEIGTEDNFFDAGGHSLLVVQLHRILTERIDRPLSLVDLYRFPTIRSLAEHLSAEAPATEALDESAARGARRREMMRRRRGG from the coding sequence ATGAGCGACACCACGTTCCGCTGCTACGTGATCGGGTCGGACACCCTGCTTCAGGAGTGTACCGACCACCTTCTCTCCGCCGGTCACACCGTACGCGGTGTCGTGACCGACACGGAGAGGATCGCCGACTGGGCGCGAGAGCGCGGGCTCGAGGTGATCGCTCCGGAGGGCGACTGGGTCGATCGACTCCGCACCGAACCCTTCGATCACCTCTTCGCCATCACCTGGCTGAAGATCCTGCCCGACGAGGTGCTCGCTCTGCCGCGCGGGCGCGCCGTGAACTTCCACGACGGGCCCCTGCCCGCCTGGGCCGGGCTCAATGCCCCCGCCTGGGCGCTCATGGGCGGCGTCGATCGCTACGGCATCGTCTGGCACGAGATGACCTCGGGTGTGGACCGGGGAGACATCCTCGTGCGCGAGACCATCGAGGTGGCCGACGACGAGACCTCGCTCTCGCTCAACACGAAGTGCTTCGCCGCCGCCCGCGACTCCTTTCCGCGGCTCGTGGCCGGGCTCGCCTCGGGCTCGCTCCGGGGCGAAGCGCAGGATCCGGCACGGCGCAGCTATTTCGGTCGTCACGATCGTCCCGATCACGCCGGCTTCCTCGACTGGCGGCGGCCGGCCTCCGAGCTGCACGCCCGCGTGCGCGCGCTCGACTTCGGACCGTACCCGAACCCGCTGGGCCGCCCCCGGCTGCTCGACGCCTCGGGCCGCAGCTTGCTGGTGACGGCCGCGCGTGCGGAGCCGGGCGACGCGCCCGTCGCTGCCGGCACGGTGGTCCGCGCCGACGCGGCGGGCGTGGCCATCGGTACCGCGGAGGGCCTGCTGGTCGTGACCGGCCTGCAGGACGCCTGGGGTCGACCCGTCGACTCCCCGGCGTCCGCCCTGCCCGCCGGCACCCGGCTGCCGGCGCTGGCCGACGCCGCCGCCCTCGACGAGGCGGTCCGCACCGCGGCTCGCACCGAAGCCTTCTGGACGCGGCGGCTCGGCGCCCTCGACCCGGCCGTCGTGCCCGATCTGGCGGAGAGCGGGGCTCCCGCCGACACCCCGCCGAGCGAGCCCCTGGTTCTGCCGCTGCCCTCGGCGCCGCCCGCGGCGCTGTTGGCGGCGCTGGCCGTCGTGTCCGCCCGCCTGGGTCGCCGCGAAGCCGGAGACCTCGGATGGTGGGAGCCGGGCGCCGACCCGACCGTGTTCAGTCCGTGGCGCCCGCTGCGGGTCGACCTCGACGCCGGCGCCCCCTTCGCGGCGCTCACCGGTGCCGCCGAGGCCGCCATCGCCGAGGTGCGGGAGCGCGGCCCCTTCCCGACCGACCTGGCCTCGCGCCGGCCCGGTGCTCCGGCCCCGGCCATGCGCCCGGAGGGTCCGCCGCTCGCCGTCGGGGTGGATCTCGCCGCCCGCTCGGGCGACGACCTGCCCCCGGTTCGGCTGTCGCTCTCGGCCGCGGGTGGACCGGCCCGGCTGGTGGTCGATCCCGCCCGCCTGCCCGAGCGCACGGCGCGCGCCCTGGCCGGAGCGATCACCGCGCTGCTCGCCGACGCGGCCGCCCGCCCCGACGCCGCCTGGTCCGCGCTGTCGCTGGTGGACGACGCCGCCCGGCGGCACCTGCTCGGCGACCTCGCCGGGCCCGACACGCCGGTGGGCGAATCGTTCGTGCACGAGCGCTTCGAGGCCCGCGCCGCCGCCGAGCCCGACCGCCCCGCCCTGCGGGTCGGCGGTCGGCGGATCAGCTACGGCGAGCTCGACCGCCGCGCCAACGCCGTGGCGCACCGGCTCCGCGAACTCGGCGTGGGTCCCGACGCGATCGTCGGCGTCTACGTCGAGCGATCGATCGAGCTGATGGTGGCCACCCTCGGGGTGCTCAAGGCCGGCGGCGCCTACCTGCCGCTCGACCCCGATTTTCCGGCCGACCGCGTGGCCTTCATGCTCGCCGACGCCCAGGCGCCGGTGGTGCTCATCCACGGCGCGCGCCCGGGCGAGCTCGACGAAGACACCACCACCGTGGTGGACCTCGACGACCTCGGCACCGCCGACGCCGCCCCGCCTCGCGGCGAACTGCGCACCGATCATCTCGCCTACGTGATCTACACCTCGGGCAGCACCGGGCGGCCCAAGGGCGTGCTGGTGGAGCACCGCAACGTCGCCAACTTCTTCGCCGGCATGGACGGCGTGGTCGAGCACGACCCGCCCGGCCTGTGGATGGCCGTCACCAGCCTCTCGTTCGACATCAGCGTGCTCGAGCTGTTCTGGACGCTGGCCCGCGGCTTCGAGGTGGTGATTCTGGTCGACCGCACGGCCTCCGACCGCGCCGAGGCCACCGCCTCGGCCCGCCTCGAGCAGCGCGGCATGCAGTTCGGCCTCTTCATGTGGGGCAACGACGACGGGCCTGGCCGCGACAAGTACCGGCTGATGCTCGACGCCGGGCGATACTTCGACCAGAACGGGTTCGATTCGGTGTGGACTCCGGAGCGTCACTTCCACGCCTTCGGAGGCCCCTTCCCCAATCCGTCGGTCACCAGCGCCGCGCTCGCCGCCGTCACCGAGAAGCTCGCCATCCGCTCGGGCAGCTGCGTGTCACCGCTGCACCACCCGATCCGGATCGCCGAGGAGTGGGCGGTGGTCGACAACCTGTCGAACGGCCGCGTGGGACTCTCCTTCGCCGCCGGCTGGCAGCCGAACGACTTCGTGCTCCGCCCGGAGTCGTTCCCGAATCAGAAGCAGGTGATGATGGACCAGATCGACCTGGTCCGTCGGCTGTGGCGGGGGGAGGCGGTGGAGTTCACCAACCCCGCGGGCAAGCCGGTGTCGATCACCACCCTGCCCCGCCCGGTGCAGGCCGAGCTGCCCTTCTGGGTGACCACGGCCGGCAACCCCGACAGCTACCGGCGCGCCGGTGCGATGGGGGCCAACGTGCTGACGCACCTGCTCGGGCAGTCGATCGACGAGGTGGCCGAGAAGATCGCCATCTATCGCGAGGCGCGCGCCGAGGCCGGCTTCGACCCCGAGGGGGGCACGGTCACCCTGATGCTGCACACCTTCGTCGGCGACGACGACGATCAAGTGCGCGAGTGGGTGCGGGAGCCGATGAAGGATTACCTGCGCGCCTCGATGAAGCTCGTGCTCGGCTTCGCCTGGAGTTTTCCCGCCTTCAAGCGACCCGGCGGTGCCGACTCCACCCCCGATGACATCGATCTCTCCAGCCTCACGGAGGAAGAGAACGAGGCGATTCTCGACTTCGCCTTCGACCGCTACTACGAGACGAGCGGTCTCTTCGGCACCCCTTCGAGCTGCGTCGACATGGTCGCACGCTGCGCCGGCGCCGGGGTGGACGAGATCGCCTGCCTGCTCGATTTCGGGGTCGACACCGATCTCGTGATGGACAGCCTCCCGCTGCTCAAGGAGGTACGCGATCGCTCGAACGCCGCCTTCGAGGGGTCCGCGAGCGCCGCCGACGCTGCGTCGCACCCCGAGCCGGGCGCCGACCGCAGCGTGGCCGAGTGGCTGCGCGAAGGGGTCACCCACCTGCAGTGCACGCCCTCGATGGCGCGCATGTTCCTCGACCAGGACGACGTGCAGGAGGCGCTCGGCGGGCTCGATCAGATGATGGTGGGGGGCGAGGCCTTCCCCGAGCAGCTCGCAGAGCAGCTCCGCCGGGTCGTCCCGGGCCGCGTGACCAACATGTACGGCCCCACCGAGACCACGATCTGGTCGACCACCCACGACGTGGATCGCGACGGACCCGTGCCGATCGGGCGGCCCATCGCCAACACCACGATCCGACTGCTCGACCCGCAGGGCGGCCTGGTGCCCCCGGGTGTGCCCGGCGAGCTCTGCATCGGCGGGCTGGGCGTCGTGCGCGGCTACCACGCCCGCCCCGAGCTCACCGCCGAGCGGTTCATCGCGGATCCGTACGGCGCGCCCGGCGAGCGCATCTACCGCACCGGCGATCTCGCGCGGTGGGACGAGCATGGCGTGCTCGAGTTCCTGGGCCGGATCGACCAGCAGGTGAAGGTGCGGGGCTACCGCATCGAGCCCGGTGAGATCGAGGCGCTGCTCGAGGCCCGCGACGAGGTGACCCGCGCCACCGTGGTGCTGCGCGAAGACACCCCCGGCGACCAGCGGCTGGTGGGCTACCTGGTGGTGGATGGGCCGGTCGACGCCGACGAGTTGCGGCGGTTCCTGGGCGAGTCGCTTCCGAGCTACATGGTGCCGGCCCACCTGGTCACTCTCGATCGCCTGCCGCTCACCCCGAACGGCAAGATCGACCGCAAGGCGCTGCCCGCCCCGCGCGACGTGGCGGTACGCACGCAGCCGGTGGTGGCGCCCTCCACTCCTCTCGAGTCCACCCTCGTGCAGGCGTGGATCGAGGTGCTGGGCGTGCCGGAGATCGGCACCGAAGACAACTTCTTCGACGCCGGCGGACACTCGCTCCTGGTGGTGCAGCTGCACCGGATTCTCACGGAGCGGATCGATCGCCCCCTCTCCCTGGTCGACCTCTACCGCTTTCCGACCATCCGCTCGCTCGCCGAGCACCTGTCGGCAGAGGCCCCGGCCACCGAGGCGCTCGACGAGAGCGCAGCGCGCGGGGCGCGTCGGCGGGAGATGATGCGGCGGCGGCGCGGGGGCTGA
- a CDS encoding DUF2911 domain-containing protein, with the protein MNALRTALVLTLPACAPSALSAQAASELATFTQVISGTEVELVYSRPSLRGREVIFGRQIPWGEVWTPGANRSTTIRFSSDVVLAGEPVPAGRYSVWIRVLEQEPWVMALHPDTTLFHSAHPPIETAAVRFVVERERAAEMQESLLWDLDRIRLDGAQLVMRWGWDRVAVPLEVDPGIALATPAEQAQGLVGAWSYDDSPSMPTAEQLERIAGREDPTARYFRVFGAEPRPRPIRIEHDADSGLLWFVDPLTEAAEAAFYSAEGEEPEVVYGLALLPRGAGFFMIAGTLGGEVSAVNPQFAPIVEFELDDAGRAVAFTIRGPDDSVQGTATRAGG; encoded by the coding sequence ATGAACGCTCTCCGAACCGCCCTCGTCCTCACTCTCCCGGCCTGTGCGCCCTCGGCGCTGTCGGCCCAGGCGGCCAGCGAACTCGCCACCTTCACTCAGGTGATCTCGGGAACCGAGGTGGAGCTCGTGTACTCGCGTCCCTCGCTGCGCGGGCGCGAGGTGATCTTCGGACGCCAGATCCCGTGGGGCGAGGTGTGGACTCCGGGTGCGAACCGATCCACCACGATCCGCTTCTCGAGCGACGTGGTGCTCGCGGGCGAACCGGTGCCCGCCGGGCGGTACAGCGTCTGGATCCGCGTGCTCGAGCAGGAGCCGTGGGTGATGGCCCTGCACCCCGACACCACGCTCTTCCACAGCGCGCATCCGCCGATCGAGACCGCCGCGGTGCGTTTCGTGGTCGAGCGCGAGCGCGCGGCGGAGATGCAGGAGTCGCTGCTGTGGGATCTCGATCGGATCCGGCTCGACGGCGCCCAACTGGTGATGCGATGGGGGTGGGACCGCGTGGCGGTGCCCCTCGAGGTGGACCCGGGCATCGCGCTGGCGACGCCGGCCGAGCAGGCGCAGGGGCTGGTGGGCGCGTGGAGCTACGACGATTCCCCCTCGATGCCCACGGCCGAGCAGCTCGAGCGCATCGCCGGTCGCGAGGATCCCACCGCGCGCTACTTCCGGGTGTTCGGAGCCGAGCCGCGGCCGCGGCCCATCCGGATCGAGCACGACGCCGACAGCGGGCTGCTCTGGTTCGTCGACCCGCTGACCGAGGCGGCCGAAGCGGCCTTCTACTCGGCCGAGGGGGAGGAGCCCGAGGTGGTCTACGGACTGGCGCTGCTGCCGCGGGGGGCGGGATTCTTCATGATCGCCGGTACCCTCGGTGGCGAGGTGTCGGCGGTGAATCCGCAGTTCGCCCCCATCGTGGAGTTCGAACTCGACGACGCGGGGCGCGCGGTGGCCTTCACGATCCGCGGCCCCGACGACTCCGTACAGGGCACGGCGACGCGGGCCGGGGGCTGA
- a CDS encoding peptidylprolyl isomerase, translated as MIPRMRAWRTLLPLLGAALVAASCGGDSGSAERPEDSNPLLQPADFQETAPDDFRVAFETTEGRFVVEAHRAWAPRGVDRFYNLVRAGYYDGVPFHRVLEGFVVDFGIHPDPWVNAAWRQARMRDDPVLQSNRRGYVTFSKSEVDTRTVQIFVNLADNPDLDDDGFAPFGTVVEGMETVEALYGDYGDGPPRGDGVYQAMAIAKGDEYFAEFPELDRIVRAELIE; from the coding sequence GTGATCCCCCGAATGCGTGCGTGGCGGACCCTGCTCCCCCTGCTCGGCGCGGCCCTCGTCGCCGCGTCGTGCGGGGGGGACTCCGGATCGGCGGAGCGACCCGAGGATTCGAACCCACTGCTTCAGCCGGCCGACTTTCAGGAGACGGCGCCGGACGACTTCCGGGTCGCCTTCGAAACGACCGAGGGCCGCTTCGTGGTGGAGGCGCATCGGGCATGGGCCCCGCGCGGGGTGGATCGGTTCTACAATCTGGTGCGCGCCGGGTACTACGACGGCGTACCCTTCCACCGTGTGCTCGAAGGATTCGTGGTCGACTTCGGCATCCACCCCGATCCGTGGGTGAATGCCGCCTGGCGCCAGGCGCGCATGCGCGACGACCCGGTGCTGCAGTCCAATCGGCGCGGCTACGTGACCTTCTCCAAGAGTGAGGTCGACACCCGCACGGTGCAGATCTTCGTGAACCTCGCCGACAACCCCGACCTCGACGACGACGGCTTCGCCCCCTTCGGCACCGTGGTGGAGGGCATGGAGACGGTCGAGGCGCTCTACGGGGACTACGGCGACGGCCCGCCCCGGGGCGACGGGGTGTACCAGGCCATGGCGATCGCGAAGGGCGACGAGTACTTCGCGGAGTTTCCCGAGCTCGACCGCATCGTCCGCGCGGAACTGATCGAGTAG
- a CDS encoding endonuclease/exonuclease/phosphatase family protein, translated as MRPLLRRPRLASCGAALLYLVLALGFTPFGGAHRVEAAGSCPAELLRSGEGTLTVLQGNLWMLPYRPLLIPRSFATDRRSRMERFVALVGACRPDVIALQEVFESSVVRSLDRALPDYRVHTSGARDALGSVNRSGLVTLTRVPARAGSHHPFGALPAEARLIERLGRKGFLVTEVAARGIHLTLVNTHLFSAQSAAEEVWSFAQLAELEAFVRGARDEGRTVAVVGDFNLEPAQIAPRLGARWRISDTGPTYDPVLNPYTGQGANQAEAHADPRVAASGRRTIDLLALSSPLNVELRSGVLERPFVSDHQFVAHRIARR; from the coding sequence GTGCGTCCTCTGCTCCGTCGCCCCCGCCTCGCCTCGTGCGGCGCCGCGCTGCTCTATCTGGTGTTGGCGCTCGGGTTCACCCCGTTCGGGGGTGCGCACCGCGTGGAGGCGGCCGGGTCGTGCCCGGCGGAGTTGCTGCGAAGCGGCGAGGGCACCCTGACCGTGCTGCAGGGCAACCTCTGGATGCTGCCCTACCGCCCCCTGCTGATTCCGCGCTCGTTCGCCACCGACCGCCGGTCTCGCATGGAGCGCTTCGTAGCGCTGGTCGGCGCCTGTCGCCCCGACGTGATCGCGCTCCAGGAGGTGTTCGAGAGCTCGGTCGTGCGGTCGCTCGACCGGGCGCTGCCCGACTACCGGGTACACACCTCCGGGGCGCGCGACGCTCTGGGTTCGGTGAATCGTTCGGGGCTGGTGACCCTCACACGGGTGCCGGCCCGAGCCGGGAGCCACCATCCTTTCGGAGCGCTGCCCGCAGAGGCGCGGCTCATCGAGCGCCTCGGCAGGAAAGGGTTTCTCGTGACCGAGGTGGCGGCCCGGGGTATCCACCTCACCCTGGTGAACACGCATCTCTTCTCCGCCCAGTCCGCGGCCGAGGAGGTGTGGTCGTTCGCCCAGCTCGCCGAACTCGAGGCCTTCGTACGGGGCGCGCGGGACGAGGGTCGAACGGTCGCGGTGGTGGGAGACTTCAACCTCGAGCCGGCCCAGATCGCGCCCCGGCTCGGCGCGCGCTGGCGCATCTCCGACACTGGCCCCACCTACGACCCGGTGCTGAACCCCTACACGGGCCAGGGGGCGAATCAGGCCGAGGCGCACGCCGACCCGCGCGTCGCCGCCTCGGGCCGTCGAACCATCGACCTGCTCGCCCTGTCGAGCCCGCTGAACGTGGAGCTCCGCTCGGGGGTGCTCGAGCGCCCCTTCGTCTCCGATCACCAGTTCGTGGCACACCGCATCGCGCGTCGCTGA
- a CDS encoding TonB-dependent receptor — MSGNTSGALPRRPLTPMWLGLVMLTLALPSVARAQTPPDSTASDTVTYVLPPLEVAVERERSAPPPIGALTVDPALLRSTPAPDAYRLLRRVAGIEVHDQGQGPGYASNVVMRGFTSDHSSDVLLVIDGVPVNLPAHGHVEGYADWNVLMAPAVSSLRVLHGNASPLYGDFALAGAVEVFTRADAERTEATFGGTSFGDLAGSLTTGRRGTRGGFFVGGEGRSSDGWRDGAASTLANGLVRGWRSVGGGRLEGGVSLYRSEWDSPGFVSVLDFNEEAFQNPTDATDGGESQRAVVHARFARPVSASAHLQAVAWGMASDYALFLHVPGHDHGGTPGSLQQSGEWDERTGFGGQLEAGFSTGSGDVVVGVSGRADDVRYRHAATLEREVINPEVALDARHRAAALYGRWRWSPTTRLGVDLGARLDRLTHESRSDFDEDGLWVSATNTVFAPKLGVRYRWTDRWSVNATTARGFRSAVGIIGDPTREPYLSWSHELGAVWEGAGGEVEVAAFRTDVDNERVFDPITLTSTGAGESTRQGIDAHIEWALPRGLHLEAGGTWTHARLSGAYVDAHDDHPHEVFEASPTVPDDEEAARRVPGLADWRGRLRLRMPVTRALEASLGYDVVGPHVPIGEPTVETRSYSVLDLGASWMIAEGQAVDLEVGNLLDVRYVELRSAGYVTPGAPRSVRMQLRLTRLPF, encoded by the coding sequence ATGAGCGGGAACACCTCCGGGGCTCTCCCCCGTCGGCCGCTGACCCCGATGTGGCTCGGTCTGGTGATGCTCACACTGGCACTGCCCTCCGTGGCGCGTGCCCAGACGCCTCCCGACTCCACCGCGAGCGACACGGTCACCTACGTGCTGCCCCCCCTCGAGGTGGCCGTCGAGCGCGAGCGCTCGGCCCCGCCCCCGATCGGCGCGCTCACCGTCGACCCGGCGCTGCTTCGCTCCACGCCGGCGCCCGACGCCTACCGCCTTCTGCGGCGGGTGGCGGGCATCGAGGTGCACGACCAGGGGCAGGGTCCGGGCTACGCCTCGAATGTGGTGATGCGGGGCTTCACCTCCGACCACTCCTCCGACGTGCTCCTCGTGATCGACGGAGTGCCGGTGAACCTGCCGGCGCACGGCCATGTGGAGGGCTACGCCGACTGGAACGTGCTGATGGCGCCGGCGGTGAGCTCGCTGCGCGTGCTGCACGGCAACGCGAGCCCCCTCTACGGCGACTTCGCCCTCGCGGGCGCGGTCGAGGTGTTCACACGCGCGGACGCCGAACGCACCGAGGCCACCTTCGGCGGCACGAGCTTCGGCGATCTCGCGGGCTCGCTCACCACCGGTCGGCGCGGCACCAGGGGCGGCTTCTTCGTGGGCGGTGAAGGCCGCAGCAGCGACGGCTGGCGCGATGGCGCCGCGTCGACCCTGGCCAACGGCCTGGTTCGCGGCTGGCGCTCGGTGGGCGGGGGGAGGCTCGAGGGCGGGGTGAGTCTCTACCGCTCCGAGTGGGACTCCCCCGGTTTCGTCTCCGTGCTCGACTTCAACGAGGAGGCCTTCCAGAACCCGACCGACGCCACCGACGGGGGGGAGTCGCAGCGGGCGGTCGTGCACGCGCGGTTCGCCCGTCCGGTCTCGGCATCGGCCCACCTGCAGGCCGTCGCCTGGGGTATGGCGTCGGACTACGCGCTGTTCCTGCATGTGCCCGGGCACGACCACGGCGGCACGCCCGGCTCGCTGCAGCAGTCGGGCGAGTGGGACGAGCGCACCGGCTTCGGCGGCCAGCTCGAGGCGGGATTCAGCACTGGTTCCGGCGATGTGGTGGTGGGGGTGAGCGGCCGCGCCGACGATGTGCGTTACCGCCATGCCGCCACGCTCGAACGCGAGGTGATCAACCCGGAGGTGGCCCTCGACGCGCGCCATCGGGCGGCGGCGCTCTACGGACGCTGGCGGTGGTCGCCCACCACGCGTCTGGGCGTCGATCTCGGCGCGCGGCTCGACCGTCTCACCCACGAGAGCCGCTCCGATTTCGACGAAGACGGGCTGTGGGTATCCGCCACCAACACCGTGTTCGCACCGAAGCTCGGGGTGCGCTACCGCTGGACCGATCGGTGGAGTGTTAACGCCACCACGGCCCGAGGCTTTCGCAGCGCCGTCGGCATCATCGGCGATCCCACCCGCGAGCCCTATCTCAGCTGGTCGCACGAACTCGGGGCGGTGTGGGAGGGCGCGGGAGGCGAGGTGGAAGTGGCCGCCTTCCGCACGGATGTCGACAACGAGCGGGTGTTCGATCCGATCACCCTCACCAGCACGGGCGCCGGCGAGAGCACGCGCCAGGGCATCGATGCCCACATCGAGTGGGCGCTGCCCCGGGGACTCCACCTCGAAGCGGGCGGCACGTGGACGCATGCGCGGTTGAGCGGGGCGTATGTGGATGCCCACGACGACCATCCGCACGAGGTGTTCGAAGCGTCGCCCACCGTGCCCGACGACGAGGAAGCGGCCCGGCGGGTACCCGGCCTCGCCGACTGGCGCGGACGCCTGCGGCTGCGCATGCCGGTCACCCGCGCGCTGGAGGCGAGCCTCGGCTATGACGTGGTCGGGCCCCACGTGCCGATCGGTGAGCCGACCGTCGAGACGCGCAGCTACTCGGTGCTCGACCTCGGTGCCTCCTGGATGATCGCAGAGGGCCAGGCGGTGGATCTGGAGGTGGGCAACCTCCTCGATGTGCGCTACGTGGAGCTGCGCTCCGCCGGCTACGTTACACCGGGCGCACCGCGATCGGTGCGGATGCAGTTGCGCCTCACGCGGCTGCCCTTCTGA
- a CDS encoding MbnH family di-heme enzyme, whose protein sequence is MAGDARRRLRLARVGPVALAAGLTLAGAGCGGDEMLGPDQVVVPTGPFDWRLPDGFPAPRVPEGEEMSAEKVDLGLHLFYDVRLSGNQTQSCASCHRQELAFTDGLPVAEGSTGQLHPRNSMSLTNAGYQPALNWANPNEVNLAHQALTPLFGEDPVELGLAGMEDQLLARLEADSTYQRLFAAAWPDRGTPVSVETITRSLAAFQRTLISGDSPVDRYRRGDRSALSESARRGQALFFSERLECFHCHGGLGFTGTFDFEGKSAPEIEFHNNGLYNIDGVGGYPPHNTGLHEFTERPEDMGRFKAPTLRNIDLTAPYMHDGSIATLDEVLDHYMAGGRAIVSGPFAGVGSDNPNKSGFVKPFSLTGEERTSVLDFLRALTDSSFITDPRFANPWPAGSPAHGSGS, encoded by the coding sequence ATGGCCGGCGACGCACGTCGTCGCCTCCGTCTCGCGAGGGTGGGGCCCGTGGCGTTGGCCGCGGGTCTCACCCTGGCGGGCGCGGGGTGTGGCGGAGACGAGATGCTCGGGCCCGACCAGGTGGTCGTGCCCACCGGACCCTTCGACTGGCGGCTGCCGGACGGTTTCCCGGCCCCCCGGGTGCCGGAGGGCGAGGAGATGTCGGCGGAGAAGGTGGATCTCGGGCTGCACCTCTTCTACGACGTGCGGTTGTCGGGCAACCAGACCCAGAGCTGCGCGTCGTGCCACCGGCAGGAGCTCGCCTTCACCGACGGGCTCCCGGTGGCCGAGGGCTCGACCGGCCAGCTCCACCCGCGCAACAGCATGAGTCTCACCAACGCGGGGTATCAGCCCGCGCTGAACTGGGCCAACCCCAACGAGGTGAACCTGGCGCACCAGGCGCTCACCCCTCTCTTCGGGGAGGACCCCGTGGAGCTCGGCCTGGCGGGAATGGAGGATCAGCTCCTCGCCCGGCTGGAGGCCGATTCCACCTATCAGCGACTCTTCGCCGCGGCGTGGCCCGATCGAGGCACCCCGGTATCGGTCGAGACCATCACCCGCTCGCTCGCGGCATTCCAGCGCACCTTGATCTCGGGCGACTCGCCGGTGGACCGCTACCGCCGCGGCGACCGGTCGGCGCTGTCGGAGTCGGCGCGGCGCGGGCAGGCGCTCTTCTTCAGCGAGCGGCTCGAGTGCTTCCACTGCCACGGGGGGCTCGGCTTCACCGGCACCTTCGACTTCGAGGGCAAGAGCGCTCCCGAGATCGAGTTTCACAACAACGGGCTCTACAACATCGACGGAGTGGGCGGCTACCCGCCGCACAACACCGGGCTGCACGAGTTCACGGAGCGACCGGAAGACATGGGTCGCTTCAAGGCGCCCACGCTCCGCAACATCGATCTCACCGCGCCCTACATGCACGACGGCAGCATCGCCACCCTCGACGAGGTGCTCGATCACTACATGGCGGGCGGGCGCGCGATCGTCTCCGGGCCCTTCGCGGGGGTCGGAAGCGACAACCCGAACAAGAGCGGTTTCGTGAAGCCCTTCTCGCTCACGGGCGAGGAGCGCACCTCCGTACTCGATTTTCTGCGGGCGCTCACCGACTCGTCGTTCATCACCGATCCGCGGTTCGCCAATCCGTGGCCGGCCGGATCACCCGCGCATGGGAGCGGATCATGA